In Leptotrichia sp. oral taxon 221, the DNA window GACCTTATACCAAAGGAAGGGTAATAGATTTAAGTAAAGCAGCATTTTCAAAAATTGCTAGCATAAGTGCAGGAGTAACAAGAGTAAAATTAGAAGTGATGAAATAAAAAAATTTTTCAATAAACAATTTGAAATTTTAAAATTTTAAGTTATACAAATATTTAGAAAAAAAAATTAAAAAGTAGGAAGGTGGAAAAACAGTGTTAAATGGGAAAATAGCTTTAATAACAGGTGGAGCAAGGGGAATTGGAAAAGAAATAGCTTTAAAATTTGCAGAAAATGGAGCAACTGTAATTTCAGGAGATTTGATGGATGCTGATTATACACACGAAAATATAACTCACATTAAATTAAATGTAACCGATAGAGAAAATATTAAAGAAGTTGCAAAAGAATTAAAAGAAAAATATGGAAGATTAGATATTTTAGTAAATAACGCAGGAATTACAAGAGATTCTTTATTACAAAGAATGAAAGAAGCAGATTGGGATTTAGTTGTAGACATTAACTTAAAAGGTGTTTTCAATGTAATGCAAGGATTCGTTTCATTATTGTTAAAAAGTAAAGCATCAAGCGTAATTAACATGGCTTCAGTAGTTGGAGTTGACGGAAACTTAGGACAAACTAACTATGCAGCAACAAAAGGTGGAGTTATTGCAATGTCTAAAACTTGGGCTAAAGAATTTGGAAGAAAAAATTTAAGATCGAATGCGTTGGCACCAGGATTTATTAAAACAGATATGACACATGTGTTGCCAGAAAAAGTTGTAGAAAAAGTTCTAGATAACACACCTTTAAGAAAAATGGGAGATGCTGAAGATGTAGCAAATGCAGCATTATTCTTAGCAAGTGACAATTCTAAATTTATTACTGGACAAGTTTTAAGAATAGACGGTGGATTAAACTTATAATTTATGAAAAAAAATAAAAAAGTTTATGCATATTATCTTTTAGAAACTGGGAAAACTGATATTGTAGATACTTGGGAAGAGTGTCAAGCAGCAACAAAAGGTAAAAAAGCAAGATATAAATCTTTTAAAGACTTAGATGAGGCTACTCAATGGTTAATTAATGGTGCAGAATATGAGAAAAAGCAAGAAGTAAATGAAAAATTATTAGAAAAACTTGATAGGGATGCGATTTATTTTGATGCGGGAACTGGTAGAGGAGAAGGTGTTGAAGTTAGAGTGACTGATTTTGATGGAAATTCTTTACTCTATCAAATTATGTCTCCAAAAAAGATAAATGAACATGGAAATTATAATGTTGCACCAACAAGAACTAATAATTTTGGTGAACTTACTGGATTGTTTATCGCTTTGAAAATTGCTGCAAAATATGGGAAAAGTATTATTTGTGGTGATAGTATGCTTGTGATTGATTATTGGTCAAAAGGTAGATTTAATGCAAATAATTTAGAAATGGATACTATTGAGTTAATAAAAAAAGTCTCGAAGTTAAGAGAAGAATTTGAAAGAGAAAATGGTAAAATAAAAAAAATTTCAGGAGATGTAAATCCAGCAGATTTGGGATTTCATAGATAAGTTTGGAGGAATAATGAAGAAATTATTAGTATTGATGATGTTACTTGTATGTTCTGTATGTACATTTAGTTTAGAGTTAAAGACTAAAGAAACTAGAAGAGAAGACAGAGCAGCAAGAGCAAAAGCAAAAGCACAGGCGAAAGAAAAAGCTAAAGAAGAAAAACAAAAACAAAAAACATCAGCAAAAGAATTCGAAGGTCAATACTTAAAAGCAACTAATACATTTTATTATGTAAAAGATAAATTGGTATTACCTAACAAAAAAGTAACATATACATTAAATGATCAAACAGGATTAATTGATGGAATTTATCAATTTATGGCTGAAAAATATGGTGTTTCTGATATGGATTTAGTAACTTTTAAAGTTAGTGGAACAGTTTCAAAAGATGGAGTTTTGACAGTAAGTAAAATAAGAAATTACAGAATTCCTGAAGATAAATTGTATCAAAATGGTGGATATATCGATGGAGGATATGTTCCAACAACAACTGATACACCAGGAGTAACAGTACAACCACAAAGTTCACCAGAAGAAGTAAGAATATTGGATATACCTTCTATAGGACCAAATAAATAATTGTAAGAAAAAAAGAAGAGGCAAGGTTATTTTCGGATAGCCTCTGTTTCTCTTTTTTTACAAAAGATAGCAAAGTTCCTGCCTTTAAAAGTGGGAGTAGTTCACATAAAAGTCTATTCAAAAACAGATTTATGTAATCTTATCAAATTAAAAATCAAGAATTTATGTTTTAAAATATTAAAAAAATTGTTATGTATATTGGAAGAGTAAAAGTGTTAAAAAAATTTATCTCAAAAAAATTAAAAATTTGAAGAGGAAAAGAGGTTGAATCGAATGGCAGAAGAAAAAAAAGAGCCAGTAAAAAGAGGTAGGAGAAAAAAAGAAGAAGTAGAATTAGAAGAAAAGAAAGAACCTGCTAAGAGAGGTAGAAGGAAAAAAGTAGAAGTTGAGACTGAAGAAGTTGAAAAAAAAGAGCCTGTGAAAAGAGGTAGAAAGAAAAAAGAAGAACTAGAAAATACAGAAATTGAAAAAGTTGAAAATTTTGAAAAAGAGAAAGAAGAAGTTAAAGTTACGAAAGAAATGGTAGATTTAGAAGATACAGAGAAAGAGAAAAATATAGAAGAGAAAAAAGAGAGAAATTTTTTTGAGGAGGATAAAAATTCTGATGAAGAAATATTGATAAAAAATATTTTAGAAACGAAGATAACTCCGCTGAAAAAAATGGCAAAAGAATATAAAATTCCTAATTTTTCAATAATGACGAAACATGATTTAGTAAATGAGATTTTGATGAAAAAAGGTGAAGAAAACGGGAAAACATATGGTTTTGGGAAATTGGATATAATTAATGAAGGAAGTTATGGATTTTTGAGACAGACAAGTGTTGGACCTGATGTGTATGTTTCGATTTCTCAAATAAAAAGATTTAACTTGAGAAATGGTGATACGGTATTTGGAGAGTTGAGAGTACCGATTGGAACGGAAAAAAATTATGGGATTTTGAAGGTGTTATTAATAAATGGAGATTTGCCAGAAAAATCATCGCAAAGACCATATTTTGATGATTTGATTCCATCTTATCCAGATGAAAAAATTAATTTAGGAAAAGGGCACATTGCTTCAAGAATAATTGATCTTGTGGCACCAATTGGTAAAGGACAAAGAGGATTGATTGTGGCACCGCCTAAAGCTGGTAAAACAGTGCTTTTATCGACATTGGCAAATGATATTATTAAGTATAATCCTGAAATTGACGTTTGGATTTTGCTAATTGATGAAAGACCTGAGGAGGTTACGGATATTAAGGAAAATGTTAAAGATGCAGAGGTTTATTCAGCGACATTTGATGAGGATCCAAGAGTTCATACACAAGTTACTGAAAAAGTATTGGAAATGGCTAAAAGAGAAGTTGAAAAAGGGAAAGATATTTTAATATTAATGGATAGCTTGACAAGATTGGCTAGATCGTACAATATTACAATTCCTTCAAGCGGAAAATTAATTTCAGGAGGTATTGATCCAAATGCCTTGTATTATCCAAAAAGATTTTTAGGGGCAGCAAGAAATATTAAAAATGGTGGAAGTTTGACGATAATTGCTACAGCACTTATTGAAACAGGAAGTAAAATGGATGAAGTAATTTTCGAAGAATTTAAAGGTACTGGAAATATGGAAATTATTTTAAGTAGAGCACTTCAACAATTGAGAGTTTTCCCAGCAATTGATGTTTTGAAAAGTGGTACAAGAAGAGAAGAATTATTGATTCCTAAAGATAAATTGGAGAAAATATGGAAATTAAGAAGAGAATTGGATAAAGAATCTGATAGTGATGGAATAAGAAAATTAAAAGAATTGATAAAAAGATTTAGTTCAAATGATGAATTGTTAGAAAATTTATAAAAATTATGAAAAAAGAAATTTTGAAAAAGTTTGAAGATTTATGAAAAAAAATAAAAAACAAATTTGACAATTGTAGATTTGTAAGGTAAACTTAAAAGTAGAGAGTAAAGGTATATTTTTATAATAAATTTACGAAAGTATTACAGGAGGAGGTAGTAAAAATATGGTAGGAATTATCGTGGCAAGTCACGGTGAATTTGCTGCTGGTATTAAACAATCGGCTTCAATGATTCTGGGAGAAGCAGAGTTATTGGAATCAGTTGTGTTTATGCCGAGTGAAGGACCAGATGACTTATATAAAAAAATTCAAGACGCCATTGAAAAATTAGGGACAGAAGAAGTTCTATTTTTAGTTGATTTATGGGGAGGAAGTCCATTTAATCAGTCTAATCGTTTCTTTGAAGAAGCACCTGAAAAGAGAGCAATTGTTGCAGGACTTAATTTACCAATGTTACTTGCAGCATTGTCAGAAAGAGAAGATTATGACACAGCTCATGAAGTAGCAAAAGCTATTGTTCCAGAAGGGAAAGACCAAGTTAAAGTTAGACCTGAAGAATTGGAACCAAAAGAAGCAAAAGCAACTGCAGCAGCACAAGATGACACACCAAAAGGTGCAATTCCAGAAGGAACTGTTATAGGTGATGGTAAAATTAAATTTGTATTGGCTCGTATCGATACTCGTTTGTTACACGGACAAGTTGCTACAAGTTGGACAAAAGCAACTAATCCAAACAGAATAATCGTTGTGTCAGATTCTGTTTCAAAAGATGAATTACGTAAAAAATTAATCGAACAAGCGGCGCCTCCAGGTGTACGTGCACATGTTATCCCACTTGATAAATTGGTGGAAGTTTCAAAAGATCCAAGATTTGGAAATACAAAAGCATTGTTGTTATTTGAAAATCCTCAAGATGCACTTTATGTAATTGAAAAAGGTGTGGATATTAAAGAGTTAAATGTAGGTTCGATGGCACATACTGTTGGAAAAGTTATGGTTAATAACGTACTTTCAATGGATCAAAAAGATGTTGACACTTACAAAAAACTAAGAGATTTAGGTGTAAAATTCGACGTAAGAAAAGTTGCTGCTGATAAGAGAGCAGATTTATTCAAATTAATTTCAGAAAAAGCAAATGAAGGATTAAAACTTTAATTTTATTTAGGAGGATATTATGGATTTTAATATAGTTTCAATTATTCTAGTATTAATAGTTGCATTTCTGGCAGGAATGGAAGGTATCCTTGACCAATTCCAATTCCATCAACCAATTATTGCGTGTTCATTAATTGGATTAGCAACAGGGCATATGCCAGAATGTATTATTTTAGGAGGAGCATTGCAACTTATCGCATTAGGATGGGCAAATGTTGGTGCGGCAGTAGCTCCAGATGCAGCTTTAGCTTCAGTAGCTTCAGCTATTATTTTTGTAAAAGCAGGAAACTTTACTGCAGATGGTCGTAACGTAGCAATTGCAGCAGCAATTACTCTAGCGACAGTTGGTTTAGTATTAACAATGGTAGTTCGTACATTGTCAGTAGTTATTGTTCACCAAGCAGACCGTGCAGCAGAACAAGGTAACTTCCGTGGTGTTGAATTTTGGCATATGGTTGCATTAGCATGTCAAGGATTACGTATTGCTATCCCTGCAATCTTGTTGTTATTCATCCCTTCAGAAGTAATTCAACACACATTAGGTTTATTACCAGAATGGTTTACAAAAGGAATGACAATCGGTGGTGGATTCGTAGTAGCAGTAGGTTATGCAATGGTTATCAACTTAATGGCTACTAAAGAAGTATGGCCATTCTTCTTCTTAGGATTTGCATTGGCTCCATTAAAAGAATTAACATTAATTGCAACAGGAATTATCGGAGTTTGTGCAGCAATTATTTACTTAAATGTTACAAAAAATGGTGGAGGAAGCAACAATGGTGGAGGAACTTCATCAGGTTCAGGAGATCCACTTGGAGATATATTGAATGATTATTAATAATTTAGGAGGAAAGTAAAAATGGCAGAAAATAAAATAAAATTATCAAAAGCTGATCGTCGTAGTGTAATGCTTCGTTCTCAATTTTTACAAGGTTCTTGGAATTATGAACGTATGCAAAATGGAGGTTGGGCTTATTCATTAATCCCAGCATTGAAAAAATTGTATCCGAAAAAAGAAGATGCGTCAGCAGCTTTAAAAAGACATATGGAATTTTTTAACACTCACCCATACATTGCAGCACCTATTTTAGGAGTTACTTTGGCGTTAGAAGAAGAAAGAGCTAACGGAGCAGCAATTGATGATGCAGCAATTCAAGGGGTTAAAGTAGGAATGATGGGACCATTAGCAGGTATTGGAGATCCAGTATTCTGGTTTACAGTACGTCCAATTTTAGGAGCAATAGCAGCATCACTTGCTACAGGTGGTTCAGTAATTGCACCATTATTCTTCTTTATTTTATGGAATGTAATTCGTATTTCGTTCTTATGGTATACACAAGAATTTGGATATCAAAAAGGTTCAGAAATTACAAAAGATTTATCAGGTGGATTGTTACAAACAATTACTAAAGGAGCTTCAATTTTAGGTATGTTCGTTATGGGAATTTTGGTTCAAAGATGGACATCAATTAATTTCCCAATGATAGTATCAAAAGTACCTTTATCTAAAGGAGCATTTATTGAATTTCCAAAAGGTACAGTTACAGGTGCACAATTGCAACAAATTTTAGGAGATCAAGCAAGTGGAGTTTCACTTTCAGCAGAAAAAGTTACTACATTACAAAATAACTTAGATCAATTGATTCCAGGATTTGCAGCATTATTATTGACATTCTTATGTATGTGGCTACTTAAGAAAAAAGTAAGTCCAATTTTAATAATATTCGGATTATTTATAGTTGGAATTGTAGGACACGTAGTTGGAATTTTCTAATATTTAATAAATTTAAAAAAAAATCAATATTAATAAATTAAATTTGGAGATTTTTATGAGAAAAAGAACTATTTTAATGAGATAATTTAGAAAAATATTCGTAATTATTGTTGTTAAAAATAGTTCTTTTTTGTATAATAGAATAAATGGTGTTGAATAAAATTATATTCGATATTTTCATTTAGGATAAATTAGTTATAACGTTTAATTTATAAATATTTTAAATTTTACAATAAAAATAAAAAGGAAAGGAGAAACAATTGGCAATTTCAAAAAATACAAAAGTTTTATTTAACACAAAAGGAAATTTGTTGAGTGGAATGGTAGGAAATAAAAATGGTGATATTTTAGTAGGCGATAAAGCATTTGAATTTTATTAAATAGTGTAAGAACACTCGCGACTTTAGTCGTGAGATGAATTGCACGAAAATTTTAGTAAGCATATAGGGAAACTTGTATGTAGACACGGAGCAAAACCGTGCAACAAAGAAACTGAATTGCTGGGAACTCTTAAAGCTAGTATAACCACAACATAATACCTTCGTTCAAATATGGTATAAGTGTGAAGGTAGCGAAAGCAGAAAAAATATACTAGATGGTGCAAGGTTAAATCCTAAACACTGAGCCATATAGAAAGGCATACAATAGACAATCAGCAGCTAAGCCTGAAAAGGAAAGTTCAACGACTATCCCTCGTGAGGGGAGTACAATACAAGCGATAGGTATTGGAAGTGGTTTCGCCTAAGGTGTTGAGATACACTATGGATAAGATATAGTCTGTGCTTGTTAGAGATAACAAGAAGTTCAAGGCTAATCTCCTTAATTTATTAAGGAGTATATATGCCAAGAGAACTGCATAAGTAGTAGCGAACTTATGTGAACGACGCTTCCCGCTGTTGTGGGGTTTTAAAAACTTTAAAAATATTTAAAAATAAATAAAAATATTACTTTTTTGACAGATAAAATGTAGAATACATGGTATAATACCTCTGATGAAAAGGAGGTGATATCTATGTATTTAACTTTAAAACAACAAGTAAAACACCTTAGCAAAAAAGAATTTAGAAATTTAAAATATTTGTGCCATATAGCTAAAAATTTAAAGAATCAAGCTATATACAATGTTAGACAATACTATTTTGAAAATAAAAAGTATTTAAGTTATAATGAAAACTATAAAATGCTTAAAAATATTGAGAACTATAAGAAGTTAAATTCTAATATGGCTCAGCAAATTCTAAAAGAAGTAGACGGAAGTTTCAAATCATTTTTTGGACTTTTAAAACTTGCTAGGAATGGTCAATATAATTTTAAAGATATAAAATTACCTAAATATCTTGCTAAAGATGGTTTTACAACTCTTGTTATAGGATTTGTTAGATTAAAAGACGATATTCTGATAGTTCCTTATTCAAATTCGTTTAAGAAAACTCATCAGGAAGTTAAAATTAAGCTGCCACCAGTATTGAAAGGTAAGAAGATAAAAGAAATTAGAATAATACCAAAACAACATTCTAGGTACTTTGAAATTCAATATACTTATGAGATAGAAGAAATTCAAAGGGAATTAAATAAAGAAAATGCACTAGGAATTGATTTAGGTATAGATAATCTTTGTACTTGTGTAACTAATAACGGAGCATCATTCATAATAGATGGTAGAAAATTAAAATCAATAAATCAATACTATAACAAGACAAATGCAAAATTGCAAAGCATTAAAGATAAGCAAAAGATAGAGCATATAACATTAAGACAAAAGAGAATAGCTAGAAAGAGAAGTAATCGTATAGAAGATTATCTTTCAAAAGCAGCAAGAATAATAATAAATTATTGTCTTAATAATGATATAGGAAAACTAGTTCTAGGATACAATGAAGATTTTCAAAGGAAATCAAATATTGGAAGTATAAATAATCAAAACTTTGTAAATATACCATATGGAAAATTAAGAGATAAATTAATATATCTATGTAAACTATATGGAATAGAATTTAAACTGCAAGAAGAAAGTTATACATCAAAAGCAAGTTTCTTTGATGGAGATGAAATTCCAATATATGATAAAGAAAATCAAAAAGAATATATATTCAGTGGAAAAAGAATAAAAAGAGGACTATATCAAACAAGCACAGGTAAAATCATAAATGCGGATTGTAATGGAGCATTAAATATATTAAGAAAAAGTAAAGTTGTGGATTTAAGTATCCTATACAATAGAGGTGAACTGAACACACCTAAAAGAATAAGGGTAGTGTAAAGCTATCAAACTTCTTAGAAAATTTTTAAATGTTTTTAAAGATTTTAGAACCCTGCGACTTTAGTCGTGGGAGGTTCAGAATTCGAGGAATCCAGAAGATTATGTTCAAATTCCGTGGGAAGAAATAAAACTTGTTAGAGCTCAAATATTTTTTAATGATAAATATATAAGAGGATTTTTTGTTGATACAAAAAGTGCAGGAACGTTTAATTTTGTAGTGAAAAATGCAGGTAAAACGTTGAAAACAATGCGAGATTTTATTGGGAATGAAAAAATTGTTAGAAATAAACCGTTATTTTCGATTAAAAATTTATTTTCTAGGAAGAAAAGCGAAAAATAAATATTATAAATTTAAAAAAGTTAGGAGGATAAGATGAATTTAGAAATTACAACACCGGCAGTATTATTTCCGTCAGTATCGTTATTATTGTTAGCATACACGAATAGATTTTTGACAATTGCTGGGTTGGTTCGGCAAATGAATGTTTGTAATCCTAATGAATATGAGATAAGTCAAATTGAGAATTTAAGAAAAAGATTGCAATACATAAAAAAGATGCAATATTATGGAGTTAGTAGCCTTTTAATGTGTGTACTTTCGATGTTTTTCTTGTTTTTTAAATTAGATTTATTTGGAATGATAACATTCGTGATTAGTTTGATACTGATGATTGCGTCGCTATTTTTTACATTAAAAGAAATACATATTTCATTGGAAGCATTAAAAATCCACTTAAATCATTGTCAGTATGATGATGACGATGAAAAATAAATTTTGCGTATAATGATTGAATAAAAAAGAAAAAATTGTTATAATCTAATATATATAAATTAAATGATAATATTATGTTTATTAAAATTTATTGTTTTCAAAAAAATTTATCATTTGGTTAAAAAGCAAATTTTAGATTATTGTTTAGAGGAGGAAAAATGATATCATTAATCTTGGCTGCAGGAAAAGGTACAAGAATGAAATCTGAAAAACCTAAGGTTTTGCATGAAGTAAATGGAATGCCTATGTTGAAAAGAGTAGTAAAAGTTTTGGAAAATTCTGGAATTGAAAAAAATCTTTTCATTTTGGGGCACAAAAAAGAAGTTGTTCTTGAAGCAATGGGCGATGTAATGTATGTTGAGCAAAAGGAACAATTAGGGACTGGACATGCAGTTTTAATTGCAAAAGAAAAATTAGGAAATTTAAAAGAAGATGTTTTAATTACTTGTGGAGATACACCTTTATTAAAATCTGAAACTTTTAATAAAATGAAAAAAATCTTTGAAGAAAAAAATTTAGATTGCATAGTTCTTTCATGTAAAGTAAAAAATCCTTTTGGATATGGGCGAATTATTAAAGAAAATGGAAATATAGTTGATATTGTTGAGGAAAAAGAAGCGACTGATGAACAAAGAAAAATTGATGAAATTAATACAGGTGTGTATATTTTTAAAAATGAAAAATTGTTAGAAGCAGTTGAAAAAATTAATAATAACAACTCAAAAGGTGAATATTACTTGACAGATGTAATCAAAATTTTATCTGGCGAAGGACAAAAAGTTGAAAGTTTTCAAATTGAAGATGAAGACGAGGTTTTAGGAGTAAATTCAAAAGTCCAATTAGCTCAAGCTAATCGAATTTTAAGAGAAAGAAAAAATGTAGAATTAATGGATAATGGAGTAATTTTGTTAGATCCAGCAACTACTTATATCGAAGAAAATGTTGAGATTGGAGAAGACACAGTAATTTATCCAAATGTAACAATTCAAGGAAATACAAAAATTGGAAAAAATTGTGAAATTTTAGGAAATACGAGAATTGAAAATTCGGTAATTGGAGATAATGTGAGAATTGAGGCTTCTGTTGTGGAACAATCGACTTTAGAAGACGGTGTTACAGTAGGACCATTTGCACATTTAAGACCAAAAGCTAACTTAAAATTGAATGCTCACGTAGGAAACTTTGTAGAAATTAAAAATGCTACTTTGGAAGAAGGCGTAAAAGCAGGACATTTGACATATATTGGAGATGCACAAGTTGGAGAGAGAACAAATATAGGAGCAGGGACAATAACTTGTAACTATGATGGAAAAAATAAACATAAAACAAAAATAGGAAAAGATTCATTTATTGGAAGTAATTCAATAATAGTTGCACCGGTGGAAATAGGTGAAAAATCATTTACTGCAGCTGGATCAGTAATTACCGAAAATATACCAGATGAAACTTTAGCATTTGGTAGAGCTAAACAGATAAACAAAGAAGGGTGGAACAAATAAAATGATAGCTTTGAGTAAAGAAGATAAAGAAAAAATAAGAATTTTTGCGGGGTCATCGAGTAAAGAATTAGCAAAAAAAATAGCAGAGTACCTTGAAATAGATTTATCTTCAAATCAGATAGTAAAATTTGCAGATGGAGAAACTTTTGTAAAATCGAATGAAAGTGTTAGAGGTTGTAAAGTATTTATTATTCAATCAACTTCAAAACCAGTAAATGAAAGTTTAATGGAATTATTGATATTTATTGATGCGTTGAGAAGAGCTTCAGCAAGAGAAATAACAGCAGTAATTCCTTATTATGGATATGCAAGACAAGATAGAAAAGCAAGTCCAAGAGAGCCAATTACATCAAAATTAGTTGCAAATTTATTGACAGTAGCAGGAGCGACAAGAGTAATTACAATGGATTTACACGCAAGACAAATTCAAGGATTCTTCGATATTCCAGTAGATCATATGGAAGCATTGCCAATTTTAGCAAAACATTTCATAAAATATGGATTCAGTCCAGAAGATACAGTTGTAGTATCGCCTGATGTTGGAGGAGTAAAAAGAGCTAGAGGATTGGCAAACTGGTTGCATACGCCACTTGCAATAATTGATAAAAGAAGGGCAAAAGCGAATGTGTCAGAAGTTATGAACATAATTGGAGATGTAAAAGGTAAGAAAGCAATTTTGATAGATGATATGATCGACACAGCTGGAACAATTTGTAATGCAGTTCAAGCATTGATAGATAAAGGTGCAACAGAAGTTTATGGATGTGCGACTCACGCAGTATTTTCGGGACCAGCTATTGAAAGATTAAAAAATTCAGCATTTACAGAAGTTGTAATAACAGATACAATTGAATTGTCAGAAGATCAACAATTTGATAAATTGAGAGTCTTGACAACAAGTAAAATGTTTGCTGAAACAATTAAGAGAATAACAACAAGTGAAGCAATAAGTGATTTATTTGAAATTCCAGTAGAAGATTAATAGTAAAAAATTAACAAAAGAGGATAATCAAATTGGAAAAAATTGAAAATAAAGCAATAGAAATATTAAAAAAAGGGGGAGTTGTCATATTTCCAACCGATACAGTGTATGGAATAGGGGCTCTCCCTAAAAAAAAATCAGTAGAAAAAATCTATAAAATTAAGCATCGTGATTTTTCAAAAAAAATTATAGCGTTGGTGAGTGATGTAGAAAAAATTCAAGAAATGATTGACGAGACACCTCAAAATTTGAAGAAAATTCAAAAGATTATTGATAAATTTTGGCCTGGAGAACTAACAATTATTTTTAATGCAAATAAAAATTTTA includes these proteins:
- a CDS encoding RNA-guided endonuclease TnpB family protein; amino-acid sequence: MYLTLKQQVKHLSKKEFRNLKYLCHIAKNLKNQAIYNVRQYYFENKKYLSYNENYKMLKNIENYKKLNSNMAQQILKEVDGSFKSFFGLLKLARNGQYNFKDIKLPKYLAKDGFTTLVIGFVRLKDDILIVPYSNSFKKTHQEVKIKLPPVLKGKKIKEIRIIPKQHSRYFEIQYTYEIEEIQRELNKENALGIDLGIDNLCTCVTNNGASFIIDGRKLKSINQYYNKTNAKLQSIKDKQKIEHITLRQKRIARKRSNRIEDYLSKAARIIINYCLNNDIGKLVLGYNEDFQRKSNIGSINNQNFVNIPYGKLRDKLIYLCKLYGIEFKLQEESYTSKASFFDGDEIPIYDKENQKEYIFSGKRIKRGLYQTSTGKIINADCNGALNILRKSKVVDLSILYNRGELNTPKRIRVV
- the fabG gene encoding 3-oxoacyl-ACP reductase FabG, which codes for MLNGKIALITGGARGIGKEIALKFAENGATVISGDLMDADYTHENITHIKLNVTDRENIKEVAKELKEKYGRLDILVNNAGITRDSLLQRMKEADWDLVVDINLKGVFNVMQGFVSLLLKSKASSVINMASVVGVDGNLGQTNYAATKGGVIAMSKTWAKEFGRKNLRSNALAPGFIKTDMTHVLPEKVVEKVLDNTPLRKMGDAEDVANAALFLASDNSKFITGQVLRIDGGLNL
- a CDS encoding ribonuclease H family protein; the encoded protein is MKKNKKVYAYYLLETGKTDIVDTWEECQAATKGKKARYKSFKDLDEATQWLINGAEYEKKQEVNEKLLEKLDRDAIYFDAGTGRGEGVEVRVTDFDGNSLLYQIMSPKKINEHGNYNVAPTRTNNFGELTGLFIALKIAAKYGKSIICGDSMLVIDYWSKGRFNANNLEMDTIELIKKVSKLREEFERENGKIKKISGDVNPADLGFHR
- a CDS encoding PTS system mannose/fructose/sorbose family transporter subunit IID; the protein is MAENKIKLSKADRRSVMLRSQFLQGSWNYERMQNGGWAYSLIPALKKLYPKKEDASAALKRHMEFFNTHPYIAAPILGVTLALEEERANGAAIDDAAIQGVKVGMMGPLAGIGDPVFWFTVRPILGAIAASLATGGSVIAPLFFFILWNVIRISFLWYTQEFGYQKGSEITKDLSGGLLQTITKGASILGMFVMGILVQRWTSINFPMIVSKVPLSKGAFIEFPKGTVTGAQLQQILGDQASGVSLSAEKVTTLQNNLDQLIPGFAALLLTFLCMWLLKKKVSPILIIFGLFIVGIVGHVVGIF
- a CDS encoding PTS sugar transporter subunit IIB, which translates into the protein MVGIIVASHGEFAAGIKQSASMILGEAELLESVVFMPSEGPDDLYKKIQDAIEKLGTEEVLFLVDLWGGSPFNQSNRFFEEAPEKRAIVAGLNLPMLLAALSEREDYDTAHEVAKAIVPEGKDQVKVRPEELEPKEAKATAAAQDDTPKGAIPEGTVIGDGKIKFVLARIDTRLLHGQVATSWTKATNPNRIIVVSDSVSKDELRKKLIEQAAPPGVRAHVIPLDKLVEVSKDPRFGNTKALLLFENPQDALYVIEKGVDIKELNVGSMAHTVGKVMVNNVLSMDQKDVDTYKKLRDLGVKFDVRKVAADKRADLFKLISEKANEGLKL
- the rho gene encoding transcription termination factor Rho, with protein sequence MKNILETKITPLKKMAKEYKIPNFSIMTKHDLVNEILMKKGEENGKTYGFGKLDIINEGSYGFLRQTSVGPDVYVSISQIKRFNLRNGDTVFGELRVPIGTEKNYGILKVLLINGDLPEKSSQRPYFDDLIPSYPDEKINLGKGHIASRIIDLVAPIGKGQRGLIVAPPKAGKTVLLSTLANDIIKYNPEIDVWILLIDERPEEVTDIKENVKDAEVYSATFDEDPRVHTQVTEKVLEMAKREVEKGKDILILMDSLTRLARSYNITIPSSGKLISGGIDPNALYYPKRFLGAARNIKNGGSLTIIATALIETGSKMDEVIFEEFKGTGNMEIILSRALQQLRVFPAIDVLKSGTRREELLIPKDKLEKIWKLRRELDKESDSDGIRKLKELIKRFSSNDELLENL
- a CDS encoding DUF2721 domain-containing protein, which codes for MNLEITTPAVLFPSVSLLLLAYTNRFLTIAGLVRQMNVCNPNEYEISQIENLRKRLQYIKKMQYYGVSSLLMCVLSMFFLFFKLDLFGMITFVISLILMIASLFFTLKEIHISLEALKIHLNHCQYDDDDEK
- a CDS encoding PTS mannose/fructose/sorbose transporter subunit IIC, producing the protein MDFNIVSIILVLIVAFLAGMEGILDQFQFHQPIIACSLIGLATGHMPECIILGGALQLIALGWANVGAAVAPDAALASVASAIIFVKAGNFTADGRNVAIAAAITLATVGLVLTMVVRTLSVVIVHQADRAAEQGNFRGVEFWHMVALACQGLRIAIPAILLLFIPSEVIQHTLGLLPEWFTKGMTIGGGFVVAVGYAMVINLMATKEVWPFFFLGFALAPLKELTLIATGIIGVCAAIIYLNVTKNGGGSNNGGGTSSGSGDPLGDILNDY
- a CDS encoding DUF956 family protein, whose translation is MAISKNTKVLFNTKGNLLSGMVGNKNGDILVGDKAFEFY